A single genomic interval of Helianthus annuus cultivar XRQ/B chromosome 6, HanXRQr2.0-SUNRISE, whole genome shotgun sequence harbors:
- the LOC110908782 gene encoding calponin homology domain-containing protein DDB_G0272472-like isoform X1: protein MSEEHQEAPASEEGPVPVLRWDLGLFEQIVRSFRFPPEWDARYPAQGQTAADAPPGYITLFEDFFLQGNFRLPATNFFGSILSYYKFHISQLSPPGMVRVRHFEFLCQSHGIEPTVNKFRVFYQLQRTMGFFSFASRGTAKKILLNPPKSFHDWKPKFFFIRGEVLPIAMPFREWTEVIPKEDLPIPKSAQWYQQLTATPNRVFGENVLVAAKMSDQWSPSSRELPVLKIGDQETQLYQAAFPAFGGSMGVRPLRDDEEGWYDQIKGNFMFPPADAFASPPDATEGAQYPKPRPLRSVTSAGKETFYLSSEESVGSSNGELSSLPKIFAGVLRDLGVDPEEKKKKPSKKKKKADVEVTSKGPGASRATTAAVKGTLRLRQRDLDDYVIISDSYEGLSYAAMGKTGAGGSKGSGSAGSRNPDADATPSQPEDEEEEEEETAPLIGRKRGRSEATTGMASAPVSVVIPVVGKKSKLRSLYQFSPEIKKKTPEKGVKFVEPSTKRPKVATEPSDSAARDAAKTAEAQRKAEEDRRKEESRIAAQKKAEERKRKEEEEKKRKEEEERKLEAERKRKAEEERKLREEADRQRKAEEARKERAADQSSVQGQSGVPKPPPAAPIVTSKGLGRYVSSGASSGGAGGYNPNVIGAKDTVGDIYYKTYTEEERGDAPHQAPWSLRQKDTFVEFGPSRDWYLNQFTPGEVNRQKAKPHEMLYRTYILAEANARSANHQIVREWRTMVRERADWEAYRERVLKRVGEFEKAKATFDEEKAKFEADRKAEEWGREGLQKKLHNVEEQLAKEKAEFKRICAQDNERTYALRQKIVGLEATVADLTSKVEEAQGEKTAKQQMEVELTEAKVQLSNKDKDLHAKDVEIAELKRRLNEQIDRCESLEIDLEAEKVKATDAEEARAVSTAALNVAQTNYSEAQGIVDTLVSEAEWMRTRGIVLVANSILNAGELDRAVAALTDAARAVGHRGGYLECADHVERMLGQEFDTSHCSVTEQADAALASAENSYDNLSLPIMDLVVSALKKDDWCQRLKAILDPPITVESSDEEAAGDDGGGDDDGDDGEGNEDDDGEKKEDK from the exons ATGAGCGAAGAACATCAAGAAGCTCCTGCTAGTGAGGAGGGGCCAGTCCCAGTCCTGAGATGGGACTTAGGTTTATTCGAACAGATCGTTCGAAGTTTTAGGtttccaccggagtgggatgcccggTACCCTGCTCAGGGTCAGACCGCGGCTGATGCCCCACCCGGTTACATTACTTTGTTCGAAGACTTCTTCCTTCAAGGAAACTTCCGGCTGCCGGCGACTAACTTCTTTGGTAGCATATTATCCTACTACAAGTTTCATATCTCACAGTTAAGCCCACCTGGGATGGTGAGGGTGAGGCACTTTGAGTTCTTGTGTCAATCTCACGGCATTGAGCCGACGGTGAATAAGTTTCGTGTCTTCTATCAACTGCAAAGAAcaatggggttcttttcttttgCTAGCCGTGGTACGGCTAAGAAGATTTTGTTGAATCCTCCCAAGAGTTTCCACGACTGGAAACCCAAGTTCTTCTTCATCCGGGGGGAAGTCTTGCCAATAGCTATGCCGTTTAGGGAATGGACCGAGGTTATACCAAAGGAGGACCTTCCCATACCGAAGTCTGCTCAGTGGTATCAGCAGCTTACCGCAACCCCTAACCGGGTATTTGGGGAGAATGTTCTGGTTGCTGCcaagatgagtgaccagtggtcacctaGTAGCAGGGAACTCCCGGTCTTGAAGATCGGGGATCAAG AGACGCAACTCTATCAGGCTGCATTCCCAGCCTTTGGTGGCTCCATGGGCGTTCGCCCTCTGCGCGATGATGAGGAAGGCTGGTATGACCAGATAAAAGGGAACTTCATGTTTCCTCCTGCTGACGCCTTCGCCTCGCCGCCGGATGCAACTGAAGGTGCGCAATATCCTAAACCTCGTCCGttgcgctctgtgacttctgctgggaaagagactttctatctttccagcgaggagtcagtAGGGTCTTCGAATGGCGAGTTAAGTTCGTTGCCtaaaatctttgcaggtgtgttgcgcgatcTGGGGGTTGAcccagaggagaagaagaagaaaccttcgaagaagaaaaagaaggcgGATGTTGAAGTGACCAGCAAGGGTCCTGGCGCCAGTCGCGCAACTACTGCTGCTGTCAAAGGTACGCTTCGCCTCCGGCAACGTGACTTAGACGATTACGTGATAATCAGTGACTCTTATGAAGGTTTATCATATGCAGCTATGGGAAAGACTGGCGCTGGTGGGTCAAAGGgctctgggagcgcgggttctcgtaacccgGATGCTGACGCAACTCCATCTCAACCtgaggatgaagaagaagaggaagaagagactGCCCCGTTGATTGGAAGAAAGAGGGGTAGAAGCGAGGCGACAACTGGTATGGCCTCTGCGCCTGTTTCagttgttattcccgttgttgGGAAGAAGAGCAAGTTGCGCTCGTTATACCAGTTTTCTCCTG agatcaagaagaagacccctgaaaagGGGGTTAAGTTTGTTGAACCCAGCACGAAAAGACCTAAGGTTGCCACTGAACCTTCCGATTCTGCTGCGCGTGATGCTGCGAAAACTGCTGAAGCGCAGCGAAAGGCAGAAGAGGATCGGAGGAAAGAAGAGAGTAGGATTGCTGCGCAGAAGAAGGCTGAAGAGCGAAAGCgcaaagaagaggaagagaaaaagaggaaggaggaggaggagagaaAGCTGGAGGCGGAGAGGAAGAGGAAAGCGGAAGAGGAGAGAAAGCTGAGGGAGGAGGCGGATAGGCAGAGGAAGGCGGAAGAGGCGAGGAAAGAAAGAGCTGCCGATCAGTCTTCTGTTCAAGGGCAGTCTGGTGTCCCAAAACCTCCCCCTGCTGCGCCGATTGTTACCTCTAAGGGGTTAGGGCGCTATGTGTCTAGTGGTGCAAGCTCTGGAGGAGCTGGGGGCTATAACCCCAATGTGATAGGTGCGAAGGATACCGTCGGGGACATATATTATAAAACTTATACTGAAGAGGAACGTGGTGATGCTCCTCATCAAGCCCCTTGGAGCTTAAGGCAGAAGGATACATTTGTTGAATTTGGTCCTTCTCGCGATTGGTACTTGAACCAATTCACTCCTGGCGAAGTTAACCGTCAAAAGGCGAAGCCGCATGAAATGTTGTATCGCACTTACATTCTTGCCGAGGCCAACGCTCGATCTGCTAACCATCAGATAGTTCGTGAATGGCGAACAATGGTCAGAGAGCGCGCCGACTGGGAGGCTTACCGAGAACGTGTGCTAAAACGTGTTGGTGAATTTGAGAAGGCTAAGGCCACATTTGATGAGGAGAaagccaagtttgaggctgatAGGAAAGCTGAAGAGTGGGGTCGCGAGGGCCTGCAAAAGAAACTTCATAATGTGGAagagcaactggccaaggagaaggccgagttcaaGCGTATATGCGCTCAAGACAACGAGCGTACTTATGCTCTACGCCAGAAGATCGTTGGTCTTGAGGCTACAGTTGCGGACTTGACCTCAAAGGTGGAGGAAGCGCAGGGTGAAAAAactgccaagcagcagatggag GTTGAGCTGACTGAAGCCAAGGTGCAATTGTCTAACAAGGACAAGGATCTCCATGCCAAGGACGTTGAGATAGCGGAACTCAAGCGTCGCTTGAATGAGCAAATCGACAGATGCGAGTCTTTGGAGATTGACCTTGAGGCTGAGAAGGTCAAGGCCACCGATGCCGAGGAGGCGCGTGCTGTCAGCACTGCGGCGCTTAACGTGGCTCAGACAAATTATTCTGAGGCCCAAGGCATTGTGGACACGCTTGTTTCTGAAGCAGAATGGATGCGCACTCGGGGAATAGTGCTG gttgccaactccatccTGAACGCCGGCGAGCTAGATCGCGCTGTTGCTGCTCTTACGGATGCGGCGCGTGCAGTTGGTCATCGAGGAGGTTACCTGGAGTGTGCTGATCACGTTGAGCGAATGCTGGGACAAGAATTCGATACAAGTCATTGCTCAGTGACGGAACAAGCTGATGCTGCGCTGGCCAGTGCTGAGAACTCATATGACAACCTCTCCTTGCCCATCATGGACTTGGTTGTTAGTGCCTTAAAAAAGGATGATTGGTGTCAGCGCCTCAAGGCGATCCTTGATCCACCGATTACTGTTGAATCATCTGATGAGGAAGCAGCTGGTGATGATGGCGGAGGTGATGACGATGGCGACGATGGTGAAGGGaacgaagatgatgatggtgagaaGAAAGAAGACAAATAG